The window CCCGAACTCCGACAGGAACGGGTCGAGCCGGTCGAGCTTGTTCTCGCGGTCGAACAGGTCGACCAGCAGCGGCAGCGCCGCCATGGTGTTCCACACGCCGCAGGCCGAGCCTTCATTCTCCTTGCGCCGTCGCAGATGGGCGGCGTCGTCGCCGCCGTAGAAGAAGCGCGGGTGCCCGGACAGGGCGATCTCGTTCAGCGCCGCGCGGTCGTCGCGCCACTTCGGCTGGGGCTTGCAGCCGCAGTGGACGCGCATCAGCCCGCCGCTGGCCTTCGAATAGCCGAGCACGTCGTCGACCGTGGTGAACAGGTGGTGCACCGTGATGGAGGCGCCGACGTTCTCGTCCTGCGCCTTCACCCAGTCCACCGCGGCGCGGCTTGTGATGTGCTCCATCGTCAGCCTCAGCTTCGGGAAGCGCGCGCGAATGCGGTCGAGGATGGCCGTGAAGCCCGCCTCCTTGTTGAGCCCCTCGATGTCGTCGCTCGGGTGCTCGCCGTGGAACTGGACGACGAGCCCCACCTCTTCGGCGGCCTCCAGCGCCGGATAGATCCGGTCGTAGTCCTGCACGCCGTTGCCGGAATGCGTGGTCACCATGAAGGGGTAGACCTTGCCGAGGCCGACGCCGAGCGCGCGGGCCTCGCTCACGGTGTCGCCCGTGGTGGATTCCGTGATCTGGATCGTCATCACCGGCTCGAAGGTCGTCGCCGGGTCATGCGCGCGCGCGCGGGCGAGCAGCGCGTCGCGGTACCAGACCGCCCGCTCGCCGGTCAGCACGGGAGGCGTGATGTTGGGCATGGCCACGATGCGGCGGCGCCAGCCGCTGTCGAGGAACACCGGCACGAGAAAGTCGAGCATCGGGCCGTCGCGGAAGTGGGCGTGCCAGTTGTCGGGCGCGCGGAGCCGGATCGTGCGGGGTTCTGTGCTCAAGCGGCCTGTCTTTCGGTGCTGGGGGCGGCCGCGCGCTCGGCGAGGTCGCGCTTGACGATGCGGGTGGGCAGCCAGGGTGCGCGGAAGTGGATGGCGCCGTAGCCGACCGCGCGGGCGCCGAGCGCGCGCACGCGGGCGAGGTCGTCGTAGCCCATCACGGAGGGCGCGATGACGGGCAGCGCGCCGTCGTCGGCGATCTCGCGCACGGCGCGCCAGTTCAGCGCCTGCGCGGGCCGGCCGGACACGCCGCCCCCGCCCCCGCCGACGCGCTCCTCCAGCCGCCACAGGGGGCTGCGCCCGTCCGGGTACACCTGTTCCCAGGGGACGGAGTTCAGCGCCACCGCCTCGGCGAGGCCCTTAAGGCCGCGCGCGATGGCGACGTAGTCCTGGCTGGTCGACACCTTGACGATGACGGGGTGGCGCGACACGCGCTTCACGGCCTCGACGCCCGCCACCACCTGCCCGGCGTTGCCGAGCGCGTGGCCGGTGTTGGGGCAGGACGGGTTGACCTCCAGCGCCGCCAGCGGGAAGCGGTTCAGCCGGTCGGCCATCTCGCGGAGCTCGTCGTCGTCGCCGAAGATCGACACGGCCGTCTTCACGCGCTCGTAGTCGAGCCTCGTCCCGACGGTCTGGAGCCACCAGTCGAAGCCGGGATTGGTGAGGCCCACCTTGTTGACCGAGCCGCCGGGCACGAGGCGCACGCAGGTCCAGGGCTTGTAGAGCTTGAGGTTGCCCTCGCGCGGCTGGCGGGTCAGCGTCTTGAGCACGACGGTGAACAGGTCGGGGCGGATCAGGCCGGAGCGAACCATGGCGCGCTGCCACGGCCAGCCGCCGCCGTCGAAGGCGAGCGAGCCGCTCGACACGACGTGGTCGAGCACGTGGCCGTTGGACAGTCTGATCATCGCGGCCTCGGCGCGGCGGACGGGTCGGCGCCCGAGATAACAGGTCGGGCCCGCGAGATGAACCCCAAGCCTCGTCCCGTCCCTCGACGGCACACCCGTCTCACGACAGCGTGAAGCGGCCTGTCGCCCGCGGTTCCGCGACCTCAGGGCAGGCGGCCGTCCGAGGCGAGCCGCGCCACGTAGCCGTCGAGCGCGCCGTAGGTGGCCTGCGCCAGCGCGGCCCCGACGCTGACGCGCCGCACGCCGACGCCCGCCATGTCGGCGACCGACAGGCCCGTCGCGGTCAGGTTGGCGTTGACGAGTCTGTCGACGGAGCGGACCACCTCGGCCACCGCGTCGAGGGTGCGGAGCCCCGGCGCGTAGAGGCAGTCGGCGCCGGCCTCGGCGTAGGCCCGGAGGCGGCGCAGGACCTCGCCCATGTCGAGCGAGGCCATCAGGTAGGCCTCGCAGCGGCCGACCAGCACAACGCCGGTGCCGGACGCGTCGATGACGGCGCGGGCGGCCCGGAGCCGCGCCACGGCGGCCTCCAGCGGGAAGAGGGTCTGCCCGTCGCGGTCCTCGATCGACAGGCCGGCGACGCCCGTCTCGACGCAGCGGGCCACGTTGGCGCCGACGCCCTCCGGCGTGTCGGCGAAGCCCGCCTCGAAATCCGCGTTCACGGGGAGTTCGATGACGCCGCACAGGAAGCGGAGGTGGGCCAGCACCTGGTCCACGCTCATCGCACCGTCCTCGACGCCGAGCGCCCAGGCGGCGCCGGCGCTGGTGGACGCGAGGGCCGGGAAGCCCGCCTTCGCCATCGCGGCCGCGCTGCGGCCGTCCCACGGGTTGGGGAGGACGAAGCAGCCTCCGCGGTGAAGGGCGCGGAAGGCCGCGCGGCGGTCGGCGAGGCTGGTCATGGAACGGTCTCCCCGGAGGCGTCGGAGGGCGGGCGGCACACGTCGACCCAGCGC is drawn from Lichenibacterium dinghuense and contains these coding sequences:
- a CDS encoding isocitrate lyase/PEP mutase family protein — its product is MTSLADRRAAFRALHRGGCFVLPNPWDGRSAAAMAKAGFPALASTSAGAAWALGVEDGAMSVDQVLAHLRFLCGVIELPVNADFEAGFADTPEGVGANVARCVETGVAGLSIEDRDGQTLFPLEAAVARLRAARAVIDASGTGVVLVGRCEAYLMASLDMGEVLRRLRAYAEAGADCLYAPGLRTLDAVAEVVRSVDRLVNANLTATGLSVADMAGVGVRRVSVGAALAQATYGALDGYVARLASDGRLP